One Romboutsia sp. 13368 genomic window carries:
- a CDS encoding DUF3656 domain-containing U32 family peptidase — MRDVELLAPVGSFEALKAAVQNGANAVYLGGKDFGARASANNFDRDELKQAVKYAHIRGVQVFVTTNTLRKENEIEDFLEYAKFLYDIDVDAIILQDIGMARLIKRELPDFELHASTQMVAHSLEDVKYLEGVGFDRVVLAREVTVEEIKHICDNCKADIEVFVHGALCVCYSGQCLMSSMIGNRSGNRGRCAQPCRQRYELVDVYTGEVVNSNGDYLLSPKDLNTIEEIDKIIDAGVHSLKIEGRMKRPEYVATVIDGYRKTIDEYLATNKLNVSDETISDLYTIFNRKFTKGLLLGDVGKDMMNSQLPNNQGLYVGTVVDYNKKAKRLKIKLANTLKKGDGINLGGGTIGRIIKNGNIETIGYKGETIELDFVGEARKGQIVFKTSDSELMDRVQATFTQDKEFVKNIIDAKITIKLGQKPILTLADRHNNEATIEGDKIVEEAMKVALSKEKVETQLRKLGNTPYELDTLEIELDDNVSLPVSLLNQMRRDCIEALDQERISIKDRKYKDKKVKYNPVQYNRNKEQEISVKVKNLEQLESALECNIDRIYYEDTNTIDKAMSLAIKYNKKVIYSAPRIIRNKEYNHLAKANNAGVESVQVGNYGSIDYFKGKELNIDYYLNSFNSETINYYKEIGADTLCISQELNINEIKETIKYTDINIESVVYGYTPLMITEYCPMGVIVRDCKKDKRVAKCKESIYALRNSKGDEFRVSQDIFCRSTIYNSNVTCMLDNLYELHEIGINVLRLDFTLEDKDTVKEVIEAYQEVLSNGYKLGSKATKLYNKLDEKGTTAGHYYKGVE; from the coding sequence ATGAGAGACGTAGAATTATTAGCACCCGTGGGGTCTTTTGAAGCATTAAAAGCAGCAGTACAAAATGGAGCAAATGCAGTGTATCTAGGAGGAAAAGATTTTGGAGCAAGAGCATCTGCAAATAATTTTGATAGAGATGAATTAAAACAAGCTGTAAAGTATGCACATATAAGAGGAGTACAAGTTTTTGTAACTACAAATACATTAAGAAAAGAAAATGAAATTGAAGATTTTTTAGAATATGCAAAATTTTTATATGATATAGATGTAGATGCAATAATACTTCAAGATATAGGTATGGCAAGACTTATAAAAAGAGAGTTACCTGATTTTGAATTACATGCAAGTACTCAGATGGTTGCACATTCACTAGAAGATGTTAAATATTTAGAAGGTGTAGGATTTGATAGAGTAGTACTTGCAAGAGAAGTTACAGTAGAAGAAATTAAACATATATGTGATAACTGTAAAGCTGACATAGAAGTTTTTGTTCATGGAGCATTATGTGTATGTTATTCAGGACAATGTTTAATGAGTTCTATGATAGGTAATCGTTCAGGTAATAGAGGAAGATGTGCACAACCTTGTAGACAAAGATATGAACTTGTTGATGTATATACAGGAGAAGTTGTAAATAGCAATGGAGATTATTTATTAAGTCCTAAAGATTTAAATACAATAGAAGAAATTGATAAAATAATAGATGCAGGAGTACATTCTCTTAAAATAGAAGGTAGAATGAAAAGACCAGAGTATGTTGCAACTGTTATAGATGGTTATAGAAAAACTATAGATGAATATTTAGCTACAAATAAATTAAATGTTTCAGATGAAACAATAAGTGATTTATACACAATATTCAATAGAAAATTCACTAAGGGATTATTACTAGGTGATGTAGGTAAGGATATGATGAACTCACAACTTCCTAATAACCAAGGACTATATGTAGGTACAGTAGTAGATTATAATAAAAAAGCAAAAAGATTAAAAATAAAGCTTGCAAATACTCTTAAAAAAGGTGATGGTATAAACCTTGGTGGAGGTACTATAGGTAGAATAATAAAAAATGGAAATATAGAAACTATAGGCTATAAGGGTGAAACTATTGAATTAGACTTTGTTGGAGAAGCAAGAAAAGGACAAATAGTATTTAAAACATCTGATAGTGAATTAATGGATAGAGTTCAAGCTACATTTACACAAGATAAGGAATTTGTAAAAAATATAATTGATGCAAAAATAACTATAAAACTAGGTCAAAAACCAATACTTACATTAGCTGATAGACATAATAATGAGGCAACTATAGAAGGTGATAAAATAGTTGAAGAAGCTATGAAAGTAGCCTTAAGTAAAGAAAAAGTAGAAACTCAACTAAGAAAACTTGGAAATACACCTTATGAACTAGATACATTAGAAATAGAATTAGATGATAATGTTAGTTTACCAGTTAGTTTATTAAATCAAATGAGAAGAGATTGTATTGAAGCTTTAGACCAAGAAAGAATAAGTATAAAAGATAGAAAATACAAAGACAAGAAAGTAAAGTACAACCCTGTACAATACAATAGAAATAAAGAACAAGAAATATCTGTTAAAGTAAAAAATCTAGAACAATTAGAAAGTGCACTAGAGTGTAACATAGATAGAATATATTACGAAGATACTAACACAATAGATAAGGCTATGAGTTTAGCTATTAAATATAATAAAAAAGTAATATACTCTGCTCCTAGAATAATAAGAAATAAAGAATATAATCATTTAGCTAAGGCTAACAATGCAGGTGTTGAATCTGTACAAGTAGGAAATTATGGATCAATAGATTACTTTAAAGGTAAAGAATTAAATATAGATTACTACTTAAACTCATTTAATAGTGAAACTATAAATTACTATAAAGAAATAGGAGCAGATACTTTATGTATATCTCAAGAATTAAATATAAATGAGATAAAAGAAACAATAAAGTATACTGATATAAATATAGAATCTGTAGTTTATGGATACACTCCACTTATGATAACAGAATACTGTCCTATGGGAGTAATAGTTCGTGACTGTAAAAAAGATAAAAGAGTTGCTAAATGTAAAGAAAGTATATATGCTTTAAGAAACTCTAAAGGAGATGAATTTAGAGTTTCACAAGATATATTCTGTAGAAGTACAATATATAATTCAAATGTAACTTGTATGCTAGATAACTTATATGAATTACATGAAATAGGTATAAATGTACTTAGATTAGACTTTACATTAGAAGATAAAGATACTGTTAAAGAGGTTATAGAAGCATATCAAGAAGTATTATCTAATGGATATAAATTAGGGAGTAAAGCTACTAAACTTTATAATAAATTAGATGAAAAAG
- the zapA gene encoding cell division protein ZapA gives MSELNKVIVNINGSEYPMVGPKPEEYMLKVARYVDQEIRKITTANPKLSTSSASILSAINIANIFFECCDENDDLLKENEELKKKVGNGEEELKLEMKKLELSLQGKAKSEEDLKSKIDELNKLIEEQKSXISKLESDVQSKDKEIETYKVENDELKDLTKIAEEKARVAEQMSSKFQNDAYRVQLEKIEIENELKFYKATR, from the coding sequence ATGAGTGAATTAAATAAAGTTATAGTAAATATTAATGGTTCTGAATATCCAATGGTAGGTCCAAAACCAGAAGAATATATGCTAAAAGTAGCAAGATATGTTGATCAGGAAATCAGAAAAATAACAACTGCAAATCCAAAATTAAGTACATCATCAGCATCAATATTATCAGCTATAAATATAGCAAATATATTCTTTGAATGTTGTGATGAAAATGATGACTTATTAAAAGAAAATGAAGAACTTAAGAAAAAGGTTGGAAATGGAGAAGAAGAATTAAAGCTAGAGATGAAAAAATTAGAATTATCTCTACAAGGTAAAGCTAAATCTGAAGAAGATTTAAAAAGCAAGATAGATGAGTTAAATAAATTAATCGAAGAACAAAAAAGTAYAATTTCTAAGTTAGAAAGTGATGTACAATCTAAAGATAAAGAAATTGAGACATATAAAGTTGAAAATGATGAGCTTAAGGATTTAACTAAAATTGCTGAAGAAAAAGCTAGAGTTGCCGAACAAATGTCTTCGAAGTTCCAAAATGATGCATATAGGGTACAATTGGAGAAAATAGAGATTGAAAATGAATTAAAATTCTATAAAGCAACTAGATAA